The Fibrobacter sp. UWP2 DNA segment TCAGGACAATTGTCCACCTACGCGAGCGCCTTGTCCATGAACCTGAACACTTCGGGGTCGGTCGCCTTGGCCATCTTTTGGAATTCGGCGAACACCAGGCGGAGCTGACGCTTGCCCGGTTCAATATACTGCTCGAATTTTTTGATGCCCTTGACCTTGCTGAGGAAGCAGTAGGCGCCCATGGCCTGCATCACGCGCTGGAGGCTCGCATGGATAAAGCTTTCCCAAGCATCTTCCTTGGTGTAGATCTTGGTGACGTCATACTGCGAACGCCAATACTCAAAGAAGTCCTTGACCATGTCGAGCGGGAGGCAAACATACGGATCCCACAAAAGGCTCGCCAGGTCGTAGAACATAGAGCCGCGGCGCGCGCCCTGGAAATCGACGAAAGCGATCTCGGAATTGGGGCGGACCATGATGTTCTGGCTCTGGAAGTCGCGGTGCATAAGGACCTTGGTCTGGGCGTCCACAGAGACCGCGATAAGCGAATAGAAGTGCTTGACACACTCGGGAATTTCTTGAATGCCCACGTGGCCCTTGAGGTAGTTCTCGGTAAAGTAGTCGGTTTCCCACTTGAGGGCGGCAAAATCAAAACGGTGCAACCAGAGTTCGGTATGGCTGCTGAACAGCGCTTGGCTCGCCTTTTGCCACT contains these protein-coding regions:
- a CDS encoding aminoglycoside phosphotransferase family protein; amino-acid sequence: MNNETLQISSKIREYLFSHGYSENFTVTSIAGAGSGRQYFRIADGKRSSVLQVCAEVNDDFKHFVEFSKAFRDHNLPVTRIYCVDEDACMVLQEDLGKRNLLDELYPAKTDKMTGNARILYPEVIEALIKWQKASQALFSSHTELWLHRFDFAALKWETDYFTENYLKGHVGIQEIPECVKHFYSLIAVSVDAQTKVLMHRDFQSQNIMVRPNSEIAFVDFQGARRGSMFYDLASLLWDPYVCLPLDMVKDFFEYWRSQYDVTKIYTKEDAWESFIHASLQRVMQAMGAYCFLSKVKGIKKFEQYIEPGKRQLRLVFAEFQKMAKATDPEVFRFMDKALA